Below is a window of Candidatus Zixiibacteriota bacterium DNA.
TTGCGATGGCTGATCTCAAGGAGGTCGAGATGGGTGCTGCAAACGGTGCGCGGGCCAATCTGGTGTTGCTGTTCCTGGTAGGATTGCTGGCCGGAGGGATTGGCGGCTTCTTCATCGGACGGCAGGAAGTCGGTGGAGTTGCCGCGACCCAAACAGCCGTGACACCGACAGTGCTGAACGACGTGATTCCGGTGGAGGATGCCTGGATCGTCGCGGGATTCTCCTGTCCGATGCCGGGTTGCACCAATCCGCTGTTGAATTGCCCGGGGGAGCTACCGCGCCGCATCCGCGACTGGGTGAACTCTCAGCTCGCAGCGGGACGTCCCGGGGCGGACATTCGCGCCGAGATCGAGCGGGTGCACGGTGCCAACCTCCACAAACTCCCCGGGGGAGTGGTCGACACGACACACAAGGGGACGTGATACTGCTGCTCCGTTGATCTGATCGTCGCCCACTCGCGAGACGGTCGGCGCGGCCTACGACCTCCTGGTTACGGATGGGGACCACGGACATGGCCGAATCGAACCAGGGAGGCAGACGTCGGATACTGACCGCGGCCGCCGTCGGGCTGCTTGTCCTCTTTGCCGTCTATCTGATCGCCAACATCGCCCTCCGGCCGGATCGCTATCAGTGGGATTTCCGCGTCTACTACTACGCGGCGCGGGGATACCCGGTCGGGGTCGATCCCTATAATCCGCAGGAAATCCAGAAGTTCGCACCATCCTGTCCTCTCCTGCCGTTTGTCTATCCACCGCCGATCCTGACCGCCTTTCGCCTGTTGGCGGAGCTTCCATATGATGTGGCCTACTATGTCTGGTTGGGCCTGAAGGTGCTGGCACTGATCGGTCTGATCTTCATCTGGCGCCGGTATCTATTTCGCGACGCAGCGCCATTGCCGATGGTCCTGATACTCCTGCTGGGCTTCAGTGGAACCATCTACATGGACCTGATGACCGGCAACATCTCCATCCTGGAGCAGTTCCTGCTGTGGTCGGGTATCGTCTTGCTTCTGCGAGGGAGGTTGCTGGCTTTCAGTGCACTTGTCATACTGGCGGCGTCGTTCAAGCTGACACCCGCCGTCTTCCTGTTGCTGCTGGTCTTTTCACCGTCTCCACGCCGCTGGCGATTTCTGGTCGGCTCGGTTGCCGCCTCTGTGGGTCTGCTGGCGCTCTCGTACTTCGCCGATCCATCGTTGTTCATGCGTTTTGTCGACGCCGCCTGGCGGATCGATGAACGCGGCACGGATGGAAACCCGTCGCTTCTGGCGCTGATCCGGGATCTCGGTGAACAGGTGTTCCCTGCGAGCGCAATGCCGTGGGCTCAGCCGGGGCTCTTCTTGTTGTACGGTGCGGCCGTCATCGCCATTTTGTGGGTGTCGATCCGATCGTGGCGGCGACTGCGGACAGTGTCCGCGGGCGATGCCGATCTGGCGACGCTGCACCTCTTCTGCGTCACCTATGCCTTGGTCATGCCTCGTTTCAAGACCTATTCGTTCATTATGCTGTTGCCCGCGGCATTCT
It encodes the following:
- a CDS encoding glycosyltransferase family 87 protein yields the protein MAESNQGGRRRILTAAAVGLLVLFAVYLIANIALRPDRYQWDFRVYYYAARGYPVGVDPYNPQEIQKFAPSCPLLPFVYPPPILTAFRLLAELPYDVAYYVWLGLKVLALIGLIFIWRRYLFRDAAPLPMVLILLLGFSGTIYMDLMTGNISILEQFLLWSGIVLLLRGRLLAFSALVILAASFKLTPAVFLLLLVFSPSPRRWRFLVGSVAASVGLLALSYFADPSLFMRFVDAAWRIDERGTDGNPSLLALIRDLGEQVFPASAMPWAQPGLFLLYGAAVIAILWVSIRSWRRLRTVSAGDADLATLHLFCVTYALVMPRFKTYSFIMLLPAAFYALKRNAHLAAFPFLLALFALLLHPPLPTRPPTQLLVEVLWLYHPLLLAFLLWGLLLHSVSRSHAAYLTAQTVGGGDVSGARGS